A region from the Brassica napus cultivar Da-Ae chromosome C8, Da-Ae, whole genome shotgun sequence genome encodes:
- the LOC106412835 gene encoding uncharacterized protein LOC106412835: MLALARWQPKQIKDFPSEITFWIRVVGLPLEFRTVSTFESIGGALGRVVDVDVFHNRVQVVMDAFKELCFETTIDFKGGEFYEEEEVAVSLRYEKLFGFCKLCGSLCHKEELCPFDEKNTKASPERRWDNREGNGGWTDGAKHEEHARSYKGMVINGNTGQQNREGDSREYYGKGKGKMVEASDSKWVKVPERGNRRPSNHHGNYRGNGEGSRVQNIRREDVPVVDSGAQVVSSRTYPTQPREDQGQQGAPQVTREEGKITLNGDAAATLPSAEFQMELSKTQVEGSEVIVVAMEEERGLLAVQGMMEKQDYTFEDIEMELDAINAAMIESGVDLETEEEFQTLLEEEFEQASEAQAENALIQDEEQPVTGEENINKEVGTGDLATRQSHHKRLFKPHSSTAGSTKMRMAAALVSPRRKVGAKVGARHGDNTKPPEKKGPSIPKPVNLKF, encoded by the coding sequence ATGCTGGCTTTGGCGAGGTGGCAACCAAAGCAAATCAAGGATTTTCCTTCCGAGATCACGTTTTGGATCAGAGTTGTTGGTCTCCCGCTTGAATTTAGGACCGTTTCAACATTTGAGAGCATTGGTGGTGCTTTGGGGAGAGTGGTGGATGTAGATGTGTTCCATAACCGAGTTCAAGTTGTGATGGACGCTTTCAAAGAACTATGCTTTGAAACGACGATAGACTTCAAAGGAGGTGAATTCTACGAGGAGGAGGAAGTGGCGGTGTCTCTGCGCTACGAAAAGCTCTTCGGTTTTTGCAAGCTCTGTGGGAGTCTCTGTCATAAGGAGGAGTTATGCCCTTTTGATGAGAAGAACACAAAGGCGAGTCCAGAAAGAAGGTGGGACAACAGAGAAGGGAATGGGGGATGGACTGATGGTGCGAAACATGAGGAGCACGCTCGTAGTTACAAGGGCATGGTCATTAACGGTAATACGGGCCAACAGAACAGAGAAGGAGACAGTAGGGAGTATTATGGGAAGGGTAAGGGTAAAATGGTGGAGGCATCAGACTCTAAGTGGGTTAAGGTTCCAGAGCGAGGCAACAGGAGACCTTCTAATCATCATGGAAACTACAGAGGGAATGGGGAGGGTTCACGGGTTCAAAATATACGTCGTGAAGATGTTCCAGTTGTGGACTCTGGAGCTCAAGTGGTGTCTTCCAGGACATATCCAACGCAACCAAGAGAGGATCAGGGGCAGCAAGGTGCACCTCAGGTAACCCGTGAAGAGGGCAAGATCACGCTGAACGGAGATGCTGCTGCAACACTGCCGTCTGCAGAGTTTCAAATGGAACTATCTAAAACGCAGGTGGAAGGGTCGGAGGTGATCGTGGTGGCTATGGAGGAGGAGAGGGGTCTACTTGCAGTGCAAGGAATGATGGAGAAACAAGATTATACATTTGAAGATATTGAGATGGAACTGGATGCTATTAATGCGGCTATGATAGAGAGTGGCGTCGACTTGGAGACAGAGGAAGAGTTTCAAACTCTATTAGAAGAGGAGTTTGAGCAAGCTTCTGAGGCTCAGGCAGAGAACGCTCTCATTCAGGATGAGGAACAACCGGTGACTGGAGAGGAGAACATCAATAAGGAGGTGGGAACAGGGGACTTGGCGACGAGGCAGAGTCACCATAAGAGGTTATTCAAGCCCCACAGCAGCACTGCGGGTAGTACTAAAATGAGAATGGCAGCTGCGCTTGTCTCACCAAGAAGGAAAGTTGGAGCTAAGGTTGGGGCTCGTCATGGAGACAATACCAAACCACCGGAGAAAAAGGGACCTTCAATTCCGAAGCCGGTTAACTTAAAATTCTAA
- the LOC106413917 gene encoding acetylserotonin O-methyltransferase: protein MEENKRNLLDEEAKASLDIWRYLFGFADMAAAKCAIDLKVPEALENHPSSRPMTLAELSSATSASPSHLHRIMRFLVYQGVFKEVSTKDGLATGYTNTPLSRRMMITKRDGKSLAPLLLLETSPEMLAPWLKLSSVVSSPVNGPVPPFDAVHGKDLWSFAKDHPRHSELLNEAMACDARRVVPRVAGACQGLFDGVATVVDVGGGTGETIGILVKEFPGIKGINFDLPHVVEVVQAMDNVDNVGGDMFDSIPSCDAVFIKWVLHDWGDKDCIKILKNCKKALPPKTGKVLIVESVVGEKKKTMIMEERDEKLEYVKLALDMVMMVHTSTGKERTLKEWDFVIKEAGFARYEVRDIDDVQSVIIAYRS from the exons ATggaagaaaataagagaaaCTTATTAGATGAAGAAGCTAAAGCTTCGCTAGACATATGGAGATATCTCTTTGGGTTTGCAGATATGGCTGCTGCGAAGTGTGCAATTGATCTTAAAGTACCAGAAGCCCTTGAAAACCATCCTTCCTCCCGGCCGATGACCCTAGCTGAACTCTCTTCCGCCACCTCCGCCTCTCCGTCACACCTCCACCGTATAATGAGGTTTCTTGTGTACCAGGGAGTCTTCAAAGAAGTCTCCACAAAAGATGGTCTTGCCACAGGCTACACTAACACGCCACTCTCACGCCGTATGATGATAACTAAACGTGACGGCAAGTCGCTGGCTCCTTTGCTTCTCCTCGAGACAAGTCCAGAGATGCTCGCTCCATGGTTGAAATTGAGCTCAGTTGTCTCTTCGCCGGTTAACGGTCCGGTTCCGCCTTTTGATGCGGTGCATGGTAAGGACTTGTGGTCGTTCGCAAAGGACCATCCGCGCCACAGCGAACTACTCAATGAAGCCATGGCTTGTGATGCAAGGCGTGTGGTGCCACGTGTAGCCGGTGCCTGTCAGGGTTTATTTGACGGCGTGGCTACGGTGGTGGACGTTGGAGGCGGTACCGGAGAGACGATTGGGATATTGGTTAAGGAGTTTCCTGGGATCAAAGGAATTAACTTTGATCTTCCTCATGTTGTTGAAGTTGTTCAAGCAATGGATAATGTTGACAATGTTGGAGGAGATATGTTTGATTCTATTCCTTCATGCGACGCTGTTTTCATCAAG TGGGTGTTACACGATTGGGGAGACAAAGACtgcataaaaatattgaagaattGTAAAAAAGCGCTCCCACCAAAGACTGGAAAAGTGTTAATAGTGGAATCCGTGGtcggagaaaagaaaaaaacgatgATAATGGAAGAAAGAGATGAGAAATTAGAGTATGTGAAATTGGCGCTTGATATGGTGATGATGGTTCACACAAGCACAGGCAAAGAAAGGACTTTAAAAGAGTGGGACTTTGTCATTAAAGAAGCTGGTTTTGCTCGCTATGAGGTTAGGGACATCGATGATGTTCAGAGTGTTATCATTGCGTATCGCTCTTAG